ACGACCCGGCCGCCGACCACGACCAAGCCCGGGTCGCCCAGCACCACGGCGCCGCCGACGACCACGACCGCGCCGCCGACGACGACCACCAAGCCCCCGACGACCACGGCCCCGCCGACCACCACGGCCGAGGAGCCGACCAGCACCGAGGCGCCCACGACCACGGAGGCGCCGACCACCACCTGACGCCCGCCGGGGCGCCCGGACGGACGGCGGCTGCTCTATCATCGGCCGGTCCGCGCCATCCCTCGTCCCCCGGGAGCCGCCGCCGTGCCCGAGCCCGAGCTCCTCTGGTCGCCCTGGCGGATGGAGTACATCCGCCGCGGGGAGGGCGGCGAGGCCCGCGGCTGCGTCTTCTGCGACCTCCCGGCCGCCGACGCCGCCGACGACGAGGCCAACCACCTCCTGGCCCGCGGCGAGGTCAGCTTCGTGCTGCTCAACGCCTTCCCGTACAACCCCGGGCACCTGATGGCGGCCCCCTACCGGCACGTCGGCGACTACGAGGAGCTGACCGCCGAGGAGCTGGCCGAGATGACCGCGTTCACCGGCCGGGCCATCCGGGCCATGCGCGAGGAGTCCGGCCCCCACGGGTTCAACCTCGGCATGAACCTGGGCCAGGTGGCCGGGGCCGGCATCGCCGACCACCTGCACCTGCACCTGGTGCCGCGCTGGGGTGGCGACACCAACTTCATGCCGGTCGTCGGCCAGACCAAGGTGCTGCCCGAGCTGCTGGCCGAGACCTATCAGCGCCTACGTCCGCACTTCGCGTCGCCGTAGAAGTTGCGTACCCGTATCTAGTCCACAGCGATTGGTGACGATGCTCAATCCGACGGAGGAAAGGTAGACGGCGAACCGATAGCGTGGGACGCGGGAGGAGAGCGTCCGCCGCGAGCCGGGGCGAGCCACCTCCGGGGGCCCCGGACGTACCAGGACAAAGGCGGTCGATGCGGTGAGTGCAGAGCCGACGCCGAGCGGATCGGTGGAGCTTCGCGACTATCTGGCGGTGTTCAAGCGGCAGCTCGTGCTGATCCTGGCCATCACCCTGCTGGGCGCCGCGGCCGCGGCCGCCTACACCTTCCGCCGTACGCCCGTCTACGAATCGACCGCCTCGGTGCTGGTCCGGGCCATCACCACCAACGCCTTCGACCCCGGGTCGCGGGTCGACCAGCAGCTCAACATGTTCAACGAGCGCCAGCTGGCCCAGTCGGAGCCGGTGGCCGCGGTCGCGGCCAAGGCGCTCAAG
This DNA window, taken from Actinomycetota bacterium, encodes the following:
- a CDS encoding Wzz/FepE/Etk N-terminal domain-containing protein: MSAEPTPSGSVELRDYLAVFKRQLVLILAITLLGAAAAAAYTFRRTPVYESTASVLVRAITTNAFDPGSRVDQQLNMFNERQLAQSEPVAAVAAKALKTTATPAQLLEHVNVDVPANSQILRIKYQDTVPLTAQKGADAFAEAYLASREADHRAQATTSQKSLQTDINRFQKQATAAEKVIADPNADSAT
- a CDS encoding HIT domain-containing protein, with the translated sequence MPEPELLWSPWRMEYIRRGEGGEARGCVFCDLPAADAADDEANHLLARGEVSFVLLNAFPYNPGHLMAAPYRHVGDYEELTAEELAEMTAFTGRAIRAMREESGPHGFNLGMNLGQVAGAGIADHLHLHLVPRWGGDTNFMPVVGQTKVLPELLAETYQRLRPHFASP